Within Gilvibacter sp. SZ-19, the genomic segment ATGCAGAAACTACCGTTGTTATTGGTGCGCATTACGACCATTTGGGCATGGGCGGCGAGGGTTCGCTTTACCGAGAAGGGCAAGCCATTCACAACGGGGCCGATGACAACGCCAGTGGCGTGGCCGTAATGCTCAATTTGGCTAAAAAGGTGCAAGACAGCGCCCTTACCAAGAACAACTTTCTTTTTATCGCTTTTTCTGGAGAAGAACTGGGCCTTCTAGGGTCTAACTTCTTTGCTAAGAATCCAACCATAGACTTGGATAAGGTGACCTATATGATCAACATGGACATGGTGGGTCGACTCAACGAAGAAAAGCAATTGGCTGTGCACGGCGTTGGGACCTCTCCTGTTTTTAAGCAGACCTTGTTTGTGAACAATAACGACCGTTTTCAAGTATCTGAACACGAGTCTGGAGTTGGACCATCTGACCACACCTCTTTCTACCTACAAGATATTCCTGTCTTGCATTTCTTTACAGGACAACATGAAGATTATCACAAGCCCGGAGATGATGCTGAGAAGCTGAACTACGAAGGTATGGAGGCTATTTCAAGCTATATTTTCGATATTGTCAAAGACCTAGGAAGTCAAGGAGAATTGGCCTTTAAGAAGACCAAGAATGAAAGCGAAGAGGTGCCGCGTTTTAAGGTTGGCTTGGGTGTAGTTCCAGATTATTTATACAGCGGAGAAGGGATGCGCATAGATGGAGTTTCAGAAGATCGTCCGGCCCAGCGAGCTGGTCTTGTCAAGGGTGATATCGTTGTAAAAATGGGCGATTCAACCGTGACAGATATGATGAGCTATATGCGCGCTTTATCGTCCTTTGAACAAGGACAAAAAACCAAAGTGATCGTTCAGCGTGACGGAAAAGAAGTGACCGTAGAGGTTGAATTCTAGGCGCGACTAAAGAGACTTTTAAAGAACACGTAGCCAAAGCCTATAAAGAGCATCAGGTGGAAAGGGAACAATCCGAAGTCACCCCCCTGATCTCCCACCACAAAGGCAGAGTACATTCCAAAGCCAAAGTAGAGCATCAGTAGTCCTTCTACTATGATGTTAGGCGATAGATTCTTTCTGAGGTATTTATTGCCCTTCCAGCTGTCCTTTAAACTGCTGATGTTGAATTTAGGTGTTCTGATAAATTCGCTCTTTTTCCCAATATGACCTTCTAGAACTGCAATTGAATTGTGCAAGGAGAAGCCCATGGCAACAGAGAAGAAGGTAAAGAACATGCCTATATATTCTAAGAAGTTCTTCCAACCACCACCATATATATTGCGGTAGGTGAACCAATAACAAATAAAGAAGATCACCGTGCTGATAACAAAGAAACTCATCACGATGAAATACACCTTCAAGTGTTCATACTCGTTTTTTATGTAGAGGATAGGGATACTCAAAATCGCTACAATGAGCACGTTCAAGAACATGGTACTATTTAACAAATGCAGTATTCCATGCACTTTGGTCTTTGCAGAAATGTTCTGACTCTTAAGTAGCCTGGAAAGCATCTTTCTAAAGTTTTCTGCACCGCCTTTGTTCCAACGGAATTGCTGTGAACGTGCTGCAGATATGACCACTGGTAACTCCGCAGGAGTCTCCACTTCTTCCAAATACTTGAATTTCCAATCCTTGAGTTGGGCGCGGTAAGACAGGTCTAAGTCTTCTGTCAAGGTATCGCCTTCCCAGTTCCCCGCATCGATGATACACGCCTTGCGCCACACCCCGGCGGTTCCGTTAAAATTTATAAAGTGCCCTTTAGAATTGCGCCCCACTTGTTCTAAGGTAAAGTGCGCATCCAAGGCAAAAGCTTGAACTCTTGTAAGTAGAGAATAGTCTCTGTTGAGATGCCCCCAGCGGGTTTGCACCACTCCGATCTGCTCGTCTTTAAAGTAAGGAATGGTCTTTTTTAGCCAATCGGGTTGGGGTAAAAAGTCTGCATCGAATATGGCGATATATTCTCCTTTTGCAGTTTTAAGCCCCTCTTTTAAGGCCCCTGCTTTAAAGCCCACACGATCTTCTCGGCTCAAGTGAACAATGTCTAGACCTGACTTCTGCAACTCG encodes:
- a CDS encoding M20/M25/M40 family metallo-hydrolase, whose translation is MRAIIGILIAIALIGCKKEVEKPVSMQDDVAFLASDSLQGRDTGTPYELMAADYIQKRYGALGLEPKGAGGYYQTFTFTPSNDPHREATFDSIASDGTITGTNVIGYLDNNAETTVVIGAHYDHLGMGGEGSLYREGQAIHNGADDNASGVAVMLNLAKKVQDSALTKNNFLFIAFSGEELGLLGSNFFAKNPTIDLDKVTYMINMDMVGRLNEEKQLAVHGVGTSPVFKQTLFVNNNDRFQVSEHESGVGPSDHTSFYLQDIPVLHFFTGQHEDYHKPGDDAEKLNYEGMEAISSYIFDIVKDLGSQGELAFKKTKNESEEVPRFKVGLGVVPDYLYSGEGMRIDGVSEDRPAQRAGLVKGDIVVKMGDSTVTDMMSYMRALSSFEQGQKTKVIVQRDGKEVTVEVEF
- a CDS encoding cellulose synthase family protein, coding for MILETLILIIYSAALIMIFMYALAQLNLLFNYLRARRTQRNSPKFDLSDPTQVPAVTVQLPVYNELYVMERLLSNIAKLEYPKDKLEIQVLDDSTDESFEKTAAQIAELQKSGLDIVHLSREDRVGFKAGALKEGLKTAKGEYIAIFDADFLPQPDWLKKTIPYFKDEQIGVVQTRWGHLNRDYSLLTRVQAFALDAHFTLEQVGRNSKGHFINFNGTAGVWRKACIIDAGNWEGDTLTEDLDLSYRAQLKDWKFKYLEEVETPAELPVVISAARSQQFRWNKGGAENFRKMLSRLLKSQNISAKTKVHGILHLLNSTMFLNVLIVAILSIPILYIKNEYEHLKVYFIVMSFFVISTVIFFICYWFTYRNIYGGGWKNFLEYIGMFFTFFSVAMGFSLHNSIAVLEGHIGKKSEFIRTPKFNISSLKDSWKGNKYLRKNLSPNIIVEGLLMLYFGFGMYSAFVVGDQGGDFGLFPFHLMLFIGFGYVFFKSLFSRA